GAACGCTCCGCTTCGTCTTCGAGTCCGACGCCTGGAACTCGACGATTTCGTTTGCTCCCAGCATTCCAGTTTCGCTCGGCGGCAGCTTGGAATTGACCTTCGCCGGCGGCGTCAACCTCGCCGGCCAGATCGGCCGGACGTTCGACCTGTTTAATTGGACGGGGGTCAGCCCGACGGGCACATTCAACGTCCTCAGCCCGTACGCCTGGGACTTGTCGCAACTGTACACGACGGGCGAGGTGACGCTGCTGTCGATCGGCTCGACGCCTGGCGACTTCGACGGCGACAGCGACGTGGACGGCGCGGACTTCATCGCCTGGCAAACCCATTTTCCCACGCCTAGCGGCGCGACGCTTGCCGATGGCGACGCGGACGGCGACGGCGACGTGGACGGGGCCGACTTCGTCCGCTGGCTGACCAATTTCCCATCTACGCCAAGCCCCAGTGCCGCGCCGGTGCCGGAGCCGTCGGCGCTATGGCTTGGCACGTTGGGACTGATTGGACTATGGGTTGTCAAGCGGAATTACGCTCGCGCAAATTAGTGCGAATTCGCGGCCCAAGATTCTCGGAGTCAATTCTTCCAAGAGGGCTTCCGTGAAAGGAATGCGTGTCCGAAAACCGCGGACCCGTTGGCGGATCAAACCTGACGCTACTTGAATTCCACGAACGTCTGAATTCTG
The Pirellulales bacterium genome window above contains:
- a CDS encoding PEP-CTERM sorting domain-containing protein — encoded protein: TLRFVFESDAWNSTISFAPSIPVSLGGSLELTFAGGVNLAGQIGRTFDLFNWTGVSPTGTFNVLSPYAWDLSQLYTTGEVTLLSIGSTPGDFDGDSDVDGADFIAWQTHFPTPSGATLADGDADGDGDVDGADFVRWLTNFPSTPSPSAAPVPEPSALWLGTLGLIGLWVVKRNYARAN